Proteins from a genomic interval of Desulfofustis limnaeus:
- the nuoH gene encoding NADH-quinone oxidoreductase subunit NuoH encodes MSLTLFNVILAVFVVICFVALNAAYLVYAERKGAAFFQRRPGPMENGPWGLLQPIPDGIKLMTKQLLVPGGVDKAVFITAPVLAMFPALVSFVTIPFSSSIVAHPIEVGVLLIFAFAALGSMSLLVAGWSSRNKYSMISSVRAVSQAVAYEIPLMITTITVVMISGSLNLTDIATRQLDGIWAWHIWPLQADVGFNLLMPVSFLILFVCSVAETNRAPFDLGEAESELVAGFHTEYSSMGFGLFFMGEYANIVIGACLTTILFLGGWSCPFGDLGFFPLTHNVGWFLLKIYLIIFVFIWIRWTFPRTTIYGLLNLSWKYLIPISLFNLLLTAALLKVF; translated from the coding sequence ATGAGTCTCACCCTGTTCAACGTGATCCTGGCGGTATTCGTCGTCATCTGCTTCGTCGCACTCAACGCCGCCTACCTGGTCTATGCCGAACGCAAGGGCGCCGCTTTTTTCCAACGCCGTCCCGGCCCCATGGAAAACGGGCCGTGGGGCTTGCTGCAGCCGATACCCGACGGCATCAAGCTGATGACCAAGCAGCTGCTCGTCCCCGGCGGGGTGGACAAGGCGGTGTTCATCACCGCTCCGGTGCTGGCCATGTTCCCGGCCCTGGTCAGCTTCGTCACCATCCCCTTCAGCAGCTCGATTGTCGCCCACCCGATCGAGGTGGGGGTGTTGCTCATCTTCGCCTTCGCGGCCTTGGGCAGCATGTCCCTGCTGGTGGCCGGGTGGAGTTCGCGCAACAAGTACTCGATGATCTCATCGGTACGCGCCGTCTCCCAGGCGGTGGCCTACGAGATTCCCCTGATGATCACCACCATCACCGTGGTCATGATCAGCGGCTCGCTCAACCTCACCGACATCGCCACCCGCCAGCTCGACGGCATCTGGGCCTGGCATATCTGGCCTCTACAGGCCGACGTGGGCTTCAACCTGCTGATGCCGGTATCGTTTCTCATCCTCTTTGTCTGCTCGGTGGCGGAAACGAACCGGGCCCCGTTCGACCTCGGCGAAGCGGAGAGCGAGCTGGTGGCCGGGTTCCACACCGAATACTCGAGCATGGGGTTCGGCCTGTTCTTCATGGGCGAATACGCCAACATCGTCATCGGCGCCTGCTTGACCACCATTCTCTTTCTCGGAGGCTGGTCCTGTCCGTTCGGTGATTTGGGTTTCTTCCCGCTGACCCATAACGTCGGTTGGTTCCTGTTGAAAATCTACCTGATCATCTTCGTCTTCATCTGGATCCGCTGGACCTTCCCCCGTACCACCATCTACGGCCTGCTCAACCTGTCGTGGAAGTACCTGATCCCCATTTCCCTGTTCAACCTGCTGCTTACTGCGGCATTACTGAAGGTGTTCTGA
- a CDS encoding Na(+)/H(+) antiporter subunit D, translating into MTTSGFFHPALMLIIGALILPLIREPFRRPYLVLIPLLTFINVVWLGFHQGVYGQVAFLDWQLTFGRIDPLSNAFAFIMALMAIIGTVYGLQERNVWQQVAAWFYVAGSLGAIYSGDYLSLFLFWEMMAFASTFLIWTNRDDQDAPAAGFRYLLVHTFGGLLLLMGFVMHYQISGSLAFDLLDYENARLSTWLIMSGLMLNAAVIPFHSWLPDAYSKASITGSVFMCAFTTKTAIYTLARACAGFDILIFLGVGMAIYGIIYALLENDIRRLLGWEIISQVGYMVAGVGIGTALAINGATAHAVAHILYKGLLFMGAGAVIQMTGRQRFTELGGLYRKMPLTLLFMVIGGISVSAFPLFSGFVSKSMIIAASYQEHLLWAGFLLTMVSAGTFLVAGLRLPWLIFFGDHRGDQQSFAAAADPPWNMQLAMLAAALLCFIIGTWYPLLYALLPHQDIAGSYHPYTGYHLSETLQILAFAGVGFVLLRHRIGARAATYLDLDWFYRRGGQVCLWLARHPIQWFDTAWGEAYRVVGLVSLMTTARFWSWFDWHAIDGLLDGSARSVRSFGRLVATAVQRGHIQQTIGYAISCIVVLLFVYIWL; encoded by the coding sequence ATGACAACTAGCGGTTTCTTCCACCCGGCCCTGATGCTGATCATCGGCGCCCTGATCCTGCCGCTGATCCGGGAACCGTTCCGTCGCCCCTACCTGGTGCTGATACCGCTGCTCACCTTCATCAACGTGGTCTGGCTCGGCTTCCACCAGGGCGTCTATGGGCAGGTGGCCTTCCTCGACTGGCAGCTGACCTTCGGTCGCATCGACCCGCTGTCCAACGCCTTCGCCTTCATCATGGCGTTGATGGCGATCATCGGCACCGTTTACGGGCTGCAGGAGCGCAACGTCTGGCAACAGGTGGCGGCCTGGTTCTACGTGGCCGGTTCACTCGGGGCCATCTACAGCGGTGATTACCTGAGCCTGTTTCTCTTTTGGGAAATGATGGCGTTTGCCTCCACCTTTCTCATCTGGACCAATCGGGACGACCAAGACGCCCCTGCCGCCGGCTTCCGCTACCTGCTGGTGCATACCTTCGGCGGCCTGCTGCTGTTGATGGGTTTCGTCATGCACTACCAGATCAGCGGTTCGCTGGCCTTCGACCTGCTCGATTATGAAAACGCCCGGCTGTCCACCTGGCTGATCATGTCCGGGCTGATGCTCAACGCCGCGGTCATCCCGTTCCACTCCTGGCTCCCGGACGCCTACAGCAAGGCCAGCATCACCGGCTCGGTGTTCATGTGCGCGTTTACCACCAAGACCGCCATTTACACGCTGGCCCGGGCCTGCGCCGGTTTTGACATCCTCATCTTCCTCGGCGTCGGCATGGCCATCTACGGCATCATCTACGCCCTTCTGGAAAACGACATCCGCCGTCTGCTCGGCTGGGAGATCATCAGCCAGGTCGGCTACATGGTGGCCGGCGTCGGCATCGGCACGGCCCTGGCGATCAACGGCGCCACCGCTCATGCCGTCGCCCATATCCTCTACAAAGGCTTGCTGTTCATGGGGGCCGGCGCCGTCATCCAGATGACCGGCCGGCAACGCTTCACCGAGCTCGGCGGCCTCTACCGAAAGATGCCGCTGACCTTGCTGTTCATGGTTATCGGCGGCATCTCGGTATCGGCCTTCCCCCTGTTTTCCGGTTTCGTCTCCAAATCGATGATCATCGCCGCCAGTTACCAGGAGCACCTGCTGTGGGCGGGCTTCCTGTTGACCATGGTCTCCGCCGGCACCTTTCTGGTGGCCGGCCTGCGCCTGCCCTGGTTGATCTTTTTCGGCGACCACCGGGGTGATCAACAGTCCTTCGCAGCGGCTGCCGACCCGCCGTGGAACATGCAGCTGGCCATGCTTGCCGCGGCTCTGCTCTGTTTTATCATCGGCACCTGGTACCCGCTGCTCTATGCCCTGCTACCCCACCAGGATATCGCCGGATCGTATCATCCCTATACCGGCTACCATCTCAGTGAGACCCTGCAGATCCTTGCTTTTGCCGGTGTCGGCTTTGTGCTGCTGCGCCACCGGATCGGCGCCCGGGCCGCCACCTACCTCGATCTGGACTGGTTCTACCGCCGGGGCGGCCAGGTATGCCTGTGGCTGGCCAGACACCCGATCCAGTGGTTCGACACCGCCTGGGGAGAGGCGTATCGGGTTGTCGGCCTCGTTTCCCTGATGACCACCGCCCGGTTCTGGTCCTGGTTCGACTGGCATGCCATCGACGGCTTGCTTGACGGATCGGCGCGTTCGGTGCGCTCCTTCGGCCGGCTGGTGGCCACCGCCGTACAACGAGGTCATATTCAGCAGACCATCGGCTACGCCATATCCTGTATCGTCGTGCTGCTGTTTGTCTATATCTGGCTCTAA
- a CDS encoding NADH-quinone oxidoreductase subunit D has protein sequence MSEQLIELQPDETFVLNVGPQHPATHGVLRVKMTMDGEYIYRAETVLGYIHRMHEKMAENRTYAQYWPNLSRLDYLSAMAFNHGYALVVERACAIEVPERAEYIRVITVELNRISSHLVWLGAYVLDLGGFTPLMYCFDDREQILDLLESVTGSRLTYCYFRFGGLYNDIDDAFIVGTRAFIKRMRRELKMYKKLVTDNIILMKRLKGHGLVDQDMCQRYGATGPVARGSGINYDVRRNEPYSIYDRFDFEVPVFTEGDSYARYLVRMEEIEQSLRIIEQALDRLPDGPVNPEKKPKTIKPPPGDYYAAVETARGNFGIRLVSDGGKNAYRLKLRSPTYSNMHLFDEACRGMLIADALAFMGSLDLVIPEMDR, from the coding sequence ATGAGCGAGCAGCTGATCGAACTGCAGCCGGACGAGACCTTCGTTCTCAACGTCGGCCCCCAGCATCCTGCCACCCACGGGGTGCTGCGGGTGAAAATGACCATGGACGGGGAATACATCTACCGAGCGGAAACGGTCCTCGGCTATATCCACCGCATGCATGAAAAGATGGCCGAAAACCGGACCTACGCTCAGTACTGGCCGAACCTGAGCCGGCTCGATTATCTGTCGGCCATGGCCTTCAACCACGGCTACGCCCTCGTCGTCGAGCGGGCCTGCGCCATCGAGGTGCCGGAACGGGCCGAGTACATCCGGGTGATCACCGTCGAACTCAACCGTATCTCCTCGCATCTGGTCTGGCTTGGCGCCTACGTCCTCGACCTGGGCGGCTTCACACCGCTGATGTATTGTTTCGACGATCGTGAACAGATTCTCGATCTGCTCGAGTCGGTCACCGGCTCCCGGCTCACCTACTGCTACTTTCGTTTCGGCGGCCTGTACAACGACATCGACGACGCCTTCATCGTCGGCACCCGCGCCTTCATCAAGCGGATGCGCCGGGAGCTGAAGATGTACAAAAAGCTGGTCACCGACAACATCATCCTGATGAAGCGGCTCAAGGGACATGGCCTGGTGGACCAGGACATGTGTCAGCGCTACGGCGCCACCGGCCCGGTGGCACGGGGCTCGGGCATCAATTACGACGTGCGGCGCAACGAACCCTATTCCATCTATGACCGGTTCGATTTCGAGGTCCCGGTCTTCACCGAAGGGGACTCCTACGCCCGCTATCTGGTGCGCATGGAAGAGATTGAGCAATCGCTGCGCATCATCGAACAGGCCCTCGACCGGTTGCCCGACGGACCGGTCAACCCGGAGAAGAAACCGAAGACCATCAAGCCGCCGCCCGGTGATTATTATGCCGCGGTGGAAACGGCCCGCGGCAATTTCGGCATCCGACTGGTGAGCGACGGCGGCAAGAACGCCTACCGGCTCAAACTCCGGTCGCCCACCTATTCGAATATGCACCTGTTCGATGAGGCCTGTCGCGGCATGTTGATTGCCGACGCCCTCGCCTTCATGGGCAGTCTCGACCTGGTTATCCCGGAAATGGATCGGTAA
- a CDS encoding NuoI/complex I 23 kDa subunit family protein codes for MGGYFSELFSGTKSLIDGMWVTLKEFPKRPVTLNYPHQSVPMYRRYRGHIELIPGDEGGTNCVVCGMCERACPSNCITITSEKPEGSKKKVLTGYRLDFTTCSLCGSCVESCNFNAIRFSNEYNLASTRKEDFIFDLMARLKEQQS; via the coding sequence ATGGGCGGTTATTTCTCCGAATTGTTCAGCGGTACCAAGAGCCTGATCGACGGGATGTGGGTGACCCTCAAAGAGTTCCCTAAACGGCCGGTCACCCTCAACTATCCACACCAATCGGTGCCCATGTACCGCCGCTATCGCGGCCATATCGAGTTGATCCCCGGCGACGAGGGCGGCACCAACTGCGTGGTCTGTGGGATGTGCGAACGGGCCTGCCCGTCGAACTGCATCACCATCACCAGCGAGAAGCCGGAAGGGAGCAAGAAAAAGGTGCTGACCGGCTACCGGCTCGACTTTACCACCTGTTCGCTGTGCGGCTCCTGCGTCGAATCGTGCAATTTCAACGCCATCAGGTTCTCCAACGAATATAATCTGGCCAGCACCCGCAAAGAGGATTTCATCTTCGATCTCATGGCCAGACTGAAGGAACAGCAATCATGA
- a CDS encoding monovalent cation/H+ antiporter subunit D family protein, translating into MDASIIVSSKLVIALLIPLLGAIGVMLKGAEENVREAISSISSIILLLVVASMIPAVLQGKTLYFQIFELLPNLTITLRADAMSMIFALVASSLWTIAVYYSLGYMRGLKEHAQTRFNACFALAIFGAIGVAFADNLLTMYLFYEIVSICTYPLVAHHQDDEGYEGGRKYLVYLTATAKAFLLPAMILIYVLTGTLDFAGDIQSGIFSPEVSKPLVVMLYVFCLFGFAKNGVMPFHHWLPGAMVAPTPVSALLHAVAVVKVGVFCTTRVMLYVFGIDLMAALNLGIPTAYFVGFTVIIASVIALSKDNLKARLAYSTVSQLSYIIMGVALLTPAAVQGGLIHIVNHAFAKITLFFCAGAIYVAAHKKDISEMEGLGRVMPFTFGAFFVASLSMIGAPPVAGFISKWQLLVGSLQAHQIGILLLLLTSTLLNAAYFLPVTYKAFFGRPAAASAGAPIKEAPLTMLIPILIACFISVLIGIFPQFMMSFVKAVTG; encoded by the coding sequence ATGGACGCCTCAATCATCGTCTCCAGCAAACTGGTCATCGCCCTGCTCATCCCGCTGCTCGGCGCCATCGGCGTCATGCTCAAGGGCGCGGAAGAAAACGTCAGGGAGGCCATTTCCTCCATCTCCTCGATCATCCTGCTGCTGGTGGTGGCCTCCATGATCCCCGCCGTCCTGCAGGGCAAGACGCTCTATTTCCAGATCTTCGAACTGCTGCCCAACCTGACCATCACCCTGCGGGCCGACGCCATGTCGATGATCTTCGCCCTGGTAGCCTCCTCGCTGTGGACGATCGCCGTCTACTACTCGCTCGGCTACATGCGCGGGCTCAAGGAGCATGCCCAGACCCGGTTCAACGCCTGCTTCGCCCTGGCCATCTTCGGGGCGATCGGGGTGGCGTTCGCCGACAACCTGTTGACCATGTATCTCTTTTACGAGATCGTCTCCATCTGCACCTACCCACTGGTGGCCCACCACCAGGACGATGAGGGCTACGAGGGGGGCCGCAAGTACCTGGTCTATCTGACCGCCACCGCCAAGGCCTTTCTGCTGCCGGCGATGATCCTGATTTACGTGCTCACCGGGACGCTTGATTTCGCCGGCGATATCCAGAGCGGTATCTTCAGCCCCGAGGTGAGCAAGCCGCTGGTGGTCATGCTCTACGTCTTCTGCCTCTTCGGCTTCGCCAAGAACGGCGTGATGCCTTTTCACCACTGGCTGCCCGGCGCCATGGTCGCACCGACCCCGGTCTCGGCGTTGCTGCACGCCGTCGCCGTGGTCAAGGTCGGCGTCTTCTGCACCACCAGGGTCATGCTCTATGTCTTCGGCATCGATCTCATGGCCGCCCTCAACCTGGGCATACCGACCGCGTATTTCGTCGGCTTCACCGTCATCATCGCCTCGGTCATCGCTCTGTCCAAGGACAACCTCAAGGCCCGCCTGGCCTATTCCACCGTCAGCCAGCTCAGCTATATCATCATGGGCGTGGCGCTGCTGACGCCGGCGGCCGTGCAGGGCGGATTGATCCACATCGTCAATCACGCCTTCGCCAAGATCACCCTGTTCTTCTGCGCCGGGGCCATTTATGTGGCCGCGCATAAAAAAGACATCTCCGAGATGGAGGGGCTGGGGCGCGTCATGCCGTTCACCTTCGGCGCCTTTTTCGTCGCCTCCCTATCGATGATCGGCGCCCCGCCAGTGGCCGGTTTCATTTCCAAATGGCAGCTGCTGGTGGGCTCCCTGCAGGCCCATCAGATCGGCATCCTGCTGCTGCTGCTGACCTCGACACTGCTCAACGCCGCCTATTTCCTGCCGGTGACCTACAAGGCGTTTTTCGGCCGGCCGGCCGCCGCCAGCGCCGGCGCACCCATCAAGGAGGCACCGCTGACCATGCTCATCCCGATCCTGATCGCCTGCTTCATCTCGGTGCTCATCGGGATCTTTCCTCAATTCATGATGTCCTTTGTCAAGGCGGTAACCGGATGA
- a CDS encoding NADH-quinone oxidoreductase subunit J family protein, protein MNVAAVVTDPRLFSADGLIGLVFLVMFGLTLAGGVIAATADRLVRALAGVIVCFTGVAGFYYFLNSPFMAMMQILIYVGAICVTISFAIMLAAPEQKRKTGPTNVLSGPIGFLIAALVFGAMTALALRTEWPVFAKEAGGSVRDIGMHLLTTYSMVFELISIVLLIAIIGAIVIARGGRSRL, encoded by the coding sequence ATGAATGTTGCCGCCGTAGTCACCGACCCGCGTCTGTTCAGTGCCGACGGCCTGATCGGCCTGGTGTTTTTGGTCATGTTCGGGCTGACCCTGGCCGGCGGCGTCATTGCCGCCACCGCCGACCGATTGGTACGCGCCCTGGCCGGCGTCATCGTCTGTTTCACCGGCGTGGCCGGGTTCTACTACTTCCTCAACTCGCCGTTCATGGCGATGATGCAGATTCTCATCTACGTGGGGGCCATCTGTGTGACCATCTCCTTTGCCATCATGCTGGCCGCCCCGGAGCAGAAACGCAAGACCGGCCCCACCAATGTGCTCTCCGGTCCCATCGGCTTTCTCATCGCCGCCCTGGTCTTCGGCGCCATGACTGCGCTGGCCCTGCGCACCGAATGGCCGGTCTTTGCCAAGGAGGCCGGCGGCTCGGTCCGAGATATCGGGATGCACCTACTCACTACCTATTCCATGGTTTTCGAGTTGATCTCCATCGTCCTGCTGATCGCCATCATAGGGGCCATCGTCATCGCCCGCGGCGGAAGGAGCCGGTTATGA
- a CDS encoding NADH-quinone oxidoreductase subunit M, whose amino-acid sequence MDQLLLNTGFPLLSTLIFLPLVGAVLLLAITSEAGCRVVSLLVTSLVGLLSLLLLPGFDRSTALFQFAETRPWIPALNINYTVGVDGISLLLVLMTALIMPFCVLASWTYIKVRVKAFMICLLIMETAMIGVFVALDFVLFYVLWEAMLIPMYLIIGIWGGPRKIYASIKFFLYTLAGSVLLLVAIIWLYRQNDFSFFIPDMMWQPYSGTAQVLVFIAFFLAFAIKVPMFPFHTWLPAAHVEAPTAGSVILASILLKMGTYGFLRFALPIVPDATFLLMPYVLWLSIAGIIYGGFTALAQQDMKKLIAYSSVGHMGFVTLGIFLLNKQGIEGAILQMINHGVTTGALFLCVGMLYERTHSRELRSTMGVGKFMPVFVTFLTFFSLASFGFPGTNGFIGEFMILAGAFEVDIPLALAAIPGAVLAAAYMLRMLQKVVWGGTDNPDQSWINDLNRRELVTLAPFLLFVLWIGLNPAPFIDVMDHSVVALLEQLQAYRAQALASVSVLAP is encoded by the coding sequence ATGGATCAACTTCTGCTCAACACGGGGTTCCCGCTGCTCAGCACGCTGATTTTCCTGCCACTGGTCGGGGCCGTGCTTTTGTTGGCGATAACCAGCGAGGCCGGGTGCCGGGTCGTGTCGCTCCTTGTCACCTCTCTGGTTGGACTGCTCTCCTTGTTGCTGCTTCCCGGCTTCGATCGTTCCACGGCACTGTTCCAGTTCGCCGAGACCCGGCCCTGGATCCCGGCCCTGAACATCAATTACACGGTGGGAGTCGACGGCATCTCGCTTCTGCTGGTGCTGATGACCGCCCTGATCATGCCCTTTTGCGTCCTCGCCTCTTGGACCTACATCAAGGTTCGGGTCAAGGCCTTCATGATCTGTCTGTTGATCATGGAAACCGCCATGATCGGCGTCTTCGTCGCCCTCGACTTCGTCCTCTTTTACGTGCTCTGGGAGGCCATGCTGATCCCCATGTACCTGATCATCGGCATCTGGGGCGGACCGCGGAAAATCTACGCCTCCATCAAGTTCTTCCTGTACACCCTGGCCGGTTCCGTATTGCTGTTGGTGGCCATCATCTGGCTCTATCGCCAGAACGATTTTTCCTTCTTCATCCCCGACATGATGTGGCAGCCCTACAGCGGCACCGCCCAGGTCCTGGTCTTCATCGCCTTTTTCCTGGCCTTCGCCATCAAGGTCCCGATGTTCCCGTTCCACACCTGGTTGCCGGCCGCCCACGTGGAAGCTCCGACGGCCGGCTCCGTCATTCTGGCCTCGATCCTGCTCAAGATGGGCACCTACGGTTTTCTGCGTTTCGCCCTGCCCATCGTACCCGATGCGACCTTTCTTCTGATGCCCTACGTGCTCTGGCTCTCGATCGCCGGCATCATCTACGGCGGTTTCACCGCCCTGGCCCAGCAGGACATGAAAAAGCTCATCGCCTATTCGTCGGTGGGCCATATGGGCTTCGTCACCCTGGGCATCTTCCTGCTCAACAAGCAGGGCATCGAAGGGGCCATCCTGCAGATGATCAACCACGGGGTGACCACCGGCGCTTTGTTCCTCTGCGTCGGGATGCTCTACGAACGGACCCACAGCCGGGAGCTACGCAGCACCATGGGGGTGGGCAAGTTCATGCCGGTCTTTGTCACCTTCCTCACTTTTTTTTCCCTGGCCTCGTTCGGCTTTCCCGGGACCAACGGCTTTATCGGCGAGTTCATGATCCTGGCCGGCGCCTTCGAAGTCGATATCCCCCTGGCGCTGGCCGCCATTCCCGGGGCCGTGCTGGCGGCGGCTTACATGTTACGCATGTTGCAGAAAGTCGTCTGGGGAGGCACGGACAATCCGGACCAATCCTGGATCAATGACCTCAACCGCCGGGAGTTGGTTACCTTGGCCCCGTTTCTGCTTTTTGTCTTGTGGATTGGACTCAACCCGGCGCCGTTTATTGACGTGATGGATCACAGCGTGGTCGCGCTGCTCGAGCAACTGCAGGCCTATCGAGCCCAAGCCCTGGCAAGCGTTTCGGTACTGGCACCGTAG
- the nuoK gene encoding NADH-quinone oxidoreductase subunit NuoK, whose translation MSLLTIHQYLTTYLVFGAMIFGLGVYGLVTRRTLIGMLIAAELMLAGVSVNFMAFNRFVAPDPSVGQIFALFIMAIAAAEAAIGLSIAIAVYRHHKTVDTEDLINLRG comes from the coding sequence ATGAGTCTGCTGACCATCCATCAGTACCTGACCACCTACCTGGTCTTCGGCGCCATGATCTTCGGCCTGGGTGTCTACGGACTGGTCACCCGGCGTACGCTGATCGGCATGTTGATCGCCGCGGAGCTGATGCTGGCCGGGGTCTCCGTCAACTTCATGGCGTTCAACCGCTTCGTCGCCCCCGACCCGTCGGTCGGTCAGATCTTCGCCCTGTTCATCATGGCCATCGCCGCTGCCGAGGCCGCCATCGGCCTGAGCATCGCCATTGCCGTGTATCGGCACCATAAGACGGTCGACACCGAAGACCTGATCAACCTGAGAGGATAA
- a CDS encoding NADH-quinone oxidoreductase subunit C has protein sequence MSSRATTLEAISTLFGGAIAASAANEQSGEETGPRPLGVIERDYRQCGTHLDAKIAPEQLPEAARIMFTLGYYLESITGVDWIADNELEAVYDFSRYDFDCCRVAIRVRIPRDNPQLPTITPIYTGANWHERETHDFFGIVFTGHPHLIPLLLPEDADFHPLLKDFSA, from the coding sequence ATGAGTAGCAGAGCGACCACCTTAGAAGCCATCTCCACCCTGTTCGGCGGCGCCATCGCCGCATCGGCCGCAAATGAGCAAAGCGGCGAGGAGACCGGCCCGCGACCGCTCGGCGTCATCGAGCGGGACTACCGCCAATGCGGTACGCATCTCGACGCCAAGATCGCGCCCGAGCAGCTGCCGGAAGCGGCCCGAATCATGTTCACTCTCGGCTATTACCTGGAATCGATCACCGGTGTGGACTGGATCGCCGATAACGAATTGGAGGCCGTCTACGATTTCAGTCGTTACGACTTCGACTGCTGCCGGGTGGCGATTCGGGTCAGGATTCCGCGCGATAACCCGCAGCTGCCGACCATTACCCCGATCTACACCGGTGCCAACTGGCACGAACGTGAGACACACGACTTTTTCGGCATCGTGTTCACCGGCCATCCCCACCTGATCCCTCTGCTGTTGCCGGAAGACGCCGATTTTCATCCTCTCCTCAAGGATTTTAGCGCATGA
- a CDS encoding NADH-quinone oxidoreductase subunit N: MLFFPELIVLLSALVMFLVSLGSPGTAAVHRLVVILGAAVLLATVACLGQEGMLFFEAYRIDRFSQLFKLLLAAAALIVLLLSGRNPGIKTEVQAEYHLFLLIGLLGLMMLVSSVELLALFIALELSSFAVYIMVPLRRQSGGETFQMESAIKYLLFGVMTTGLMLFGMSYLFGLTGSTYLSVIVDQLSQLIAEPAALVAILLVMAGFFYKLAIFPFHFWVPDVYQGAANETTTFIAAVPKIAATAVLIRLVTLAGGDSQLVTPVLLICSIGAMFYGNLCALAQKDLKRMLGYSGISHAGFVLFGLLTFQNEGYALATYYVAGYALMNLACFLVICTVATAGQNLAIEDLSGLHRRSPLLALTLAIGLFALAGIPPFVGFTGKFMLLVNAFKQGLVIPVILAAINTAIALFYYLSVVRIAYCTDPHPGALRLQPGLTRSLTAVVLLLAIIALGVIPGLLVQPAVMSIGAML, translated from the coding sequence ATGCTCTTTTTCCCCGAACTGATCGTTTTGCTGTCCGCTCTCGTCATGTTTCTGGTTAGCCTCGGCAGTCCCGGAACCGCAGCGGTTCATCGACTGGTCGTCATCCTCGGCGCTGCCGTTCTGCTGGCCACCGTTGCCTGCCTCGGCCAGGAAGGCATGCTCTTTTTCGAGGCCTATCGAATCGATCGTTTTTCCCAACTGTTCAAGCTGTTACTCGCCGCTGCCGCCCTCATCGTCCTGCTGCTCTCTGGCCGGAACCCAGGCATCAAGACCGAGGTCCAGGCAGAATACCACCTCTTCCTGCTGATCGGTCTGCTGGGGCTGATGATGCTCGTCTCCAGCGTCGAGCTGCTGGCCCTGTTTATTGCGCTGGAACTCTCCAGCTTTGCCGTCTACATCATGGTGCCGCTGCGCCGCCAGAGCGGCGGTGAAACCTTTCAGATGGAGTCGGCCATCAAGTATCTGCTGTTCGGAGTGATGACCACCGGTCTGATGCTGTTCGGCATGAGCTATCTCTTCGGCCTGACCGGTTCGACCTATTTGTCCGTTATCGTCGACCAGTTATCCCAGTTGATCGCGGAGCCGGCAGCGCTGGTGGCGATCCTGCTGGTAATGGCCGGCTTCTTTTACAAGTTGGCCATCTTCCCTTTTCATTTCTGGGTCCCTGACGTCTACCAGGGAGCCGCCAACGAGACCACGACCTTTATCGCCGCCGTTCCCAAGATTGCCGCCACCGCCGTGCTGATCAGGCTGGTGACGCTGGCCGGCGGTGACAGCCAACTCGTAACGCCGGTCCTGCTGATCTGCTCGATCGGCGCCATGTTCTACGGAAACCTCTGCGCCCTCGCCCAGAAAGATCTGAAACGGATGCTCGGCTATTCCGGCATCTCGCACGCCGGCTTCGTGCTCTTCGGCCTGTTGACCTTCCAGAACGAGGGGTACGCCCTCGCCACCTATTATGTCGCCGGCTACGCCCTGATGAACTTGGCCTGCTTCCTGGTTATCTGCACGGTTGCCACCGCCGGCCAGAACCTGGCCATCGAAGATCTTTCCGGCCTGCACCGCCGCTCGCCGTTGCTGGCTCTGACCTTGGCCATTGGTCTCTTCGCGCTGGCCGGTATCCCGCCCTTCGTCGGCTTTACCGGAAAGTTCATGCTGCTGGTCAACGCCTTCAAACAGGGCTTGGTCATCCCGGTTATCCTGGCGGCCATCAACACCGCCATCGCTCTTTTCTATTACCTGTCGGTCGTGCGCATCGCCTATTGTACCGACCCCCACCCGGGCGCCCTTCGCCTGCAACCGGGACTGACCAGGTCACTCACCGCTGTCGTGCTGCTTCTGGCCATCATCGCCCTGGGGGTGATCCCCGGCCTGCTGGTGCAGCCTGCAGTCATGTCCATAGGCGCCATGCTCTGA